The stretch of DNA GATTCTTTTGTCGTTCGGGCACGAGAAGCCGGTTTGTTTGCCTCGCTGTCCTATGGTGTAACGCGTGGCGTCCGTGTGCGTCCGTGTGGAGTGCGTGTGCGTCCGTGTGGCGTCTCCCACTGGCGAGGAGCGAGATCAGCCGCTTCCTGCTGTCAGCCCCCGGGGAACGAACACGCCACCACTGCACCTCGCCCTGGTCCCCGCCCGCCACGCCTCGGCCCTGCCCTGTCCCGCCCCCGCCCTGCGCCGTGGTCAGGTGGTACAGGAGGTCAGGTGGCACAGGAGGtgctgtagaatctctccccaccttcaggcgcaagctgaagacgcacctcttcaagcagcacctctccccgtcccctccctacctccctgtgaaccttaattgttgtctctgtgacttgctttgtgtatcggtatttttagtcgGCTAGGTaggcagtgtttggatagttaactttggtcacttttgctctgtttgtttgtttctctgttcaaaaaaaaaaaaaaaaacattggccctcgtccttatctttgttgtacgggtagcagttgaaattgtacttccctctaggctctttcagcgcacttagccctggttatgggtatgcactttgttgtacgtcgctctggataagagcgtctgccaaatgccaataatgtaatgtaatgtaatgaggtcAGGATCCGGCTAACACCAGAGTGAGCGCCTGCGTGCACGTCCGGTATCCCATGAGCACCCGGTGCGGGTCACGGATGCGCCGCGCGTCCGTCAGTGGGGGCTCCTGGGTGAAGGCGGGCGGTGGTTAGCTGATGTAGTCTTCCTCCGGGAGGAAGACGTCGGTGAGGATGAGCGTCTCGGGGCTCCTGGAGCTGCTGCCGCCACCGCCGCCGGGTTTCCGTGGCGACCGGCCAGCGCGCGGAACAGGATGCTGCAGGAGAGCGAGTGGCCCGGCGCCCCCTTCCTCTCCGCCGCGATGACGGTCAGGTCCCCCGGCCTCCTCCTCGCTGGGGCACACAAACTTCACCTCGCTGGAGTGGACCAGCTCGTAGCTCTCCGGCAGCCGATGACAAACGatgccattttctctctctctcgagctAGTGCTAAAGGCTAAAGCTCCTGCTGCAGCACTCACCAGAACCTCGCAACCAGCGCTCACCCAGTATGACACTGCACTGTGACCACACGCTCTCCTCAGGAGTACTGCGGTCACTCCTTATGacactgcactgtcaccacACGCTCTCCTCAGGAGTACACAGTGACACTGGTCACTCCTTATGACACTGCACTGTGACCACACGCTCTCCTCAGGAGTACTGCGGTCACTCCTTATGACACTGCACTGTGACCACACGCTCTCCTCAGGAGTACTGCGGTCACTCCTTATGACACTGCACTGTGACCACACGCTCTCCTCAGGAGTACTGCGGTCACTCCTTATGACACTGCACTGTGACCACACGCTCTCCTCAGGAGTACTGCGGTCACTCCTTATGACACTGCACTGTGACCACATGCTCTCCTCAGGAGTACTGCGGTCACTCCTTATGACACTGCACTGTGACCACACGCTCTCCTCAGGAGTACTGCGGTCACTCCTTATGACACTGCACTGTGACCACATGCTCTCCTCAGGAGTACACAGTGACACTGGTCACTCCTTATGACACTGCACTGTGACCACATGCTCTCCTCAGGAGTATGACACTGCGCTTTGACTCACACGGATACATGCAGGTTCATCTGGGCCGGGGGTCTGCTGGTGTGCAGATAATCCAGATGCAACAAGCAACCGTGCAGCTGGTACACTAGATCAGTGTCTTAAACAGGACAAGCTTTTAACCCCTTTTATATTATAAACCTGAGAGGTAGTGCATTGGCGCAGTATCGAAATCAACACAAATGGATGCAAAACTATTACAGAAAAATCATGTATTTCGATGATTCTACAATTTTGGTCAGGTGACATGATCAAAACTCCCAGGGATCTGCAGGAATTTTACCAGTACTTTAAGAGTTAAAGTATTTCAAATGTGTGCTTCACCCAGGTGTACATGTTAAGcacaggagagcagcagagtgGTAGGATATTAGTACTGAAATGAGCGTGCATCCTTGCGTGCGTGAGAGGTCCCTAGCGGACgctgtgcgcatgcgtgtgctCTTGTTGCCAAACTGGGAGTAGAGGTTTGGCTCGGAGGGCTCAGGTGAGGGCAGCTTCTCCAGGAAGGACAGCACAGGCATCAGCTTCTCCAGGAAGGACAGCACGATCATCAGCTGCTGCAGGAAATGGTGCGTTCCGTAGCTTTCCCGGGTCAGACAGGAGATGATATGATCTGCTGACGGACCTGGAAATACAGAGGAGGGGGATTAcccagaaaaatataaaatgtaacaatgacaatgacattTCAAAGAAAAGTTTTTATCTTGTTAACTGCTGAAGGACATCGTTCGTAGAAGCATGAACAAAATTGTacgtttgcaaaaaaaaaaaagaaaagaaaaaatgatatgtatttattcacattgtttttaaaaatcattaacATGAACTTAGTGAACAGGTCCTAACTTGGAACACTACTGTACAACTTGCCCAACTAATTATTGGACATGGTGGGTAACATTCATTCCAAGAACATACAACACACTGTAGCACTGGGTTGCCTCTCAGCCCAACAGATAATAATAGAGTGTGGGCTTACGGTGTGAGTGGCTGTCACTCCATTGGACTGATagcattcattcatccatccattatcctaacctgcttatcctgaacagggtcgcaggggggctggagcctatcccagcatacattaggcgaaaggcagcaatacaccctggacaggtcgccagtccatcacagggcacacacaccattcactcacacaatcatacctacaggcaatttagactctccaatcagcctaacctgcatgtctttggactgtgggaggaaactcatgcagacacggggagaacatgcaaactccacacagagaggccccggccgacagggattcgaacccaggacttccttgctgtggggcggcagtgctacccactgcaccatccgtgccgccttgttAGAGCATATGTGCACAAATTGTACAGATTGTGTAATGTTATACAATTGTGTAGTGGGGTCCTCTTCCCCTTGACAATTAGTATGTTTTatgggaggggaaaaaaataaaagaacttCGGTAAAACTCACCGACCACTCTGAAGTACAAACAGTCCAACGTTGACACTCTGCAGCTCGTTCAGTTTCATGGCAAAGCAGTAGGAAATGATGAAGTCCGTCTCCTCGTAATTTGAAGGATTCCAGTTCCACAGCACTGTATGGAGATACAGAAGAGGCACCACACTGTACGTCATGAACCAGCCTTTGCACAGGGAGGCAGAGAGTGCTTCCTACTTTCTACTCTCTTCTcttagacattacattacattacattgcttgcattttggcagacgctcttatccagagcgacgtaccattgattagacaaagcaggagacaatcttcccctggagcagtgcagcgttaagggccttgctcaagggcccaacggctgtgcggatcttattgtggttacactggggatcgaaccgccgaccttgcgcatcccaggcatgtaccttaaccactacaccagaGGCCACCCTGTATGAATATGTTGCTATATATGAGCttgatatactgtgtgtgtatatatatatatatatatattacttaCTCTTCtctagtgttcagtgttcacattgaaaaatatatatttccaacTGTAACATCTGAAATCAAATGTGTTGATTAAATCCCTACATTCACATACTGAAATTATGGATTCAGGATGAAGTACAGCGCTTTGGTGGAGAGGATGATGCAGGCCGTCAGCTCCACGTCGGGAGACTTGTAGAAGAGCACGGAGGACCAGAGGGTGTGCCTCAGTTCCTCGTCCTCCACCTGCGGAGCGTACGGTCCCCTGCACACTCCAGCATTTCAGCTCCgctccacaacacacacacacacacacacgcacgcacacacagccaagcCCTGGCGTGGCACACACAACGTGCGTCAGTGGTCATGTTTTcacaaatttcatcaaaaaaacTGAACCGAACAAAATCCTCCATATCTCTCCACTACTGCTGTACTGTTAAAAGTAAACacaaaggagaaagaaaaagttAAAATGAAAAGTTAAAAGACCAGTAAGTACTTGAACAGGTCGTCAGTTTCCTCAAACCATTGGGGTAAGCAGAATGTATAACTGCTCTCTGTAGAACAAACATGCACTTTCTCAGCCTTCCTGAATGAGATATGGCCCTAATATTCATGTACAGGCAAAAGCAGCCCCTGTgtgacaagtgtgtgtgtgtgtgtgtgtgtgtgtgtgtgtgtgagtacattaCCTCTGCTATGGTGTTGTAGAAGAACTCCACCAGCTCCTTCCCCCTGAggccagagagggggagacagacactggtccagagagggggagacggaCACTGGTTCTCCAAATGCAGTCTCTGCGGACCCTGAGGAGCGCTGcagagaggaagatgaagaggaggaggagatggagagaggacaggacgagagaggaagaggagatgcagaggaggaggagagagggggaggaagaggagaaaaggAGGTCATTCTATTTGATGGGATCTGCCATTGAAAGTATCAGCTTTTATACCAGGCTCTACCCAACAAATCAATGGACATATATTTTGAGGTG from Conger conger chromosome 14, fConCon1.1, whole genome shotgun sequence encodes:
- the nisch gene encoding uncharacterized protein nisch; protein product: MKRRSSGSAETAFGEPVSVSPSLDQCLSPPLWPQGEGAGGVLLQHHSRVLWNWNPSNYEETDFIISYCFAMKLNELQSVNVGLFVLQSGRSVSRSYHLLSDPGKLRNAPFPAAADDRAVLPGEADACAVLPGEAALT